Part of the Pseudomonadales bacterium genome, TTTGCTCAGGTTGGCCCTTATAGGGGATAACAACAATCATTGACGCTTAGCGGGTGACGCTTGCTGCGCTGATAAAAAACCCTGTAGCAGCGTTATAATAGCTTTAGCTAATTGCTGTTTATCGGCATCGCTGCGCATCAGCGTGGGCAGAATCTCAAGCTGCAGCTGATGCTGCGCCGATGCTAAAGCTGCAGCATCAGCTTGATCACTGACGTCGATCACTAGATGACTGATCAATGACTGATAAAATGTCGCAATGCTTTGATTATTCACCGCCAGTGATAGCTCGGCCATCATTTTCGCAGTTGGGCCTTTCACCGCCGCACCGTTGATAATCGGCGACACAGCAAGCACTGGCTTTAATTTTGCGCGATGTGCTTGCAAGGCCTCAGACATGCCCGGCACGGCAAGAATAGGCGCAATACTGACAAAGGGATTAGACGGGCAAATCAGCACGGCGTCGGCCTGCTGAATTGCTGCCGCAGTCGCCTCAGATACTGAGGCTTGCTCGATGCCATCAAAGCCGTAGCCATTGATTATTGGCTGGCATTGCTGGGCAACAAAGTAGTGCTGAAAACTCAATTTTTCGCTCTTAGCACTATCGTGATTGCTACTGGCTGATGCATCTTTAACACTGACAGCCTCAGTCGTATCAGCTGCTGAAGCCAAGGTGACATAGGTCGATACCGGCTGATCGCACATGGGCAACACCGTCAGCCCTTCTACCCCAAACTGGTGAAACAGCGCCGCAGTAACCTCACTGAGTGACTGCCCCTGCTGTAAGGCATGGGTGCGCGCTAAATGGGTGGCTAAGTCTTTATCGCCTAGTTGAAACCAAGTAGGCGCATTCACCGCCGCTAGGGCCTGATGCACCTGCCAACTTTCATCGGCGAGGCCCCAGCCTTGCTTTGCATTCGCCCTACCCGACAGGGT contains:
- a CDS encoding 2-phospho-L-lactate transferase; its protein translation is TGGVGGAKLALGLYQLMQQGDQITDLSIIVNTADDFVHLGLHISPDLDTLMYTLSGRANAKQGWGLADESWQVHQALAAVNAPTWFQLGDKDLATHLARTHALQQGQSLSEVTAALFHQFGVEGLTVLPMCDQPVSTYVTLASAADTTEAVSVKDASASSNHDSAKSEKLSFQHYFVAQQCQPIINGYGFDGIEQASVSEATAAAIQQADAVLICPSNPFVSIAPILAVPGMSEALQAHRAKLKPVLAVSPIINGAAVKGPTAKMMAELSLAVNNQSIATFYQSLISHLVIDVSDQADAAALASAQHQLQLEILPTLMRSDADKQQLAKAIITLLQGFLSAQQASPAKRQ